From the genome of Candidatus Binatota bacterium:
GAATTGCGCCTGTTTGCAGAAAAACTGCAGGCGCCGGTCACCACGACGCTGATGGGCCTGGGTACTTTTCCGGCTTCCGACCCCCTGGCCATCGGCATGCTGGGTATGCACGGTGGGTACTGGGTCAACATGGCGGTGCAGAACTGCGATGCATTGTTCTGTATAGCAGCGCGTTTTGATGACAGGGTTACTGGCGACACGGAGCGTTTTGCCTGCGAGGCGCGTGGGCGCATTATCCACGCGGATATCGACCCTTCTTCTATTTCGAAGAACGTCCGCTGCGATGTTCCCATCGTGGGCGACGTAGGCAACATCCTGTCGATGTTCAATGAACAGGCTGCCGACCATCCGGGTCTTAACGGATCCAAGCGTATAGCCGCCTGGAGAGATCAGATAGCCGACTGGAAGGCGGAGCGCCCGCTGGGGTACGAGAAGACGCGGGATGGACGCATACTACCGCTGGCGGTGTTCGACGAGCTACATGATCTTACCAAAGGCAACGCGATTATTTCGACCGACGTAGGGCAACACCAGATGTGGACTGCCCAGTTGTACGGATTTGATAAACCGAGGTCGCTGTTGACCTCGGGCGGCCTCGGTACGATGGGCATAGGACTGCCCGCAGCCATAGGCGCAGCCTTCGTTGAAAAAGATCGTCCGGTAGTCGTAATCAGCGGCGACGGCAGCATACAGATGAACATACAGGAACTTTCTACCGCGGTGCAGTACAAGGTGCCCGTCAAGATAATAGTGCTCAACAACGGCCACCTGGGCATGGTCAGGCAGTGGCAGGACATGTTCTACGAGAAACGTTTCTCGCAGGTTTATTTCGAGGCGTTGCCTAATTTTCCGGCCCTGGCGGAGGCCTACGGGGCCAAGGGAATGCATGTCGAAAAAATCGAGGAGCTGAGGCCCGCCCTGCAGGAAATGCTAGACCACGACGGCCCGGTATTGCTCAACGTGACCATCCCCAGCGAGGAGGGAGTCTTTCCCATGGTTCCCGCCGGCATGGCCGTGGACGAGATGCTTTTCGCCTGACAGGTTAAGCTCGGTAATTCCGCGGGTTGGACTTACAGCGGTATGCCGGTTCTGAACAGCAGCCAGTGACTGGCGATTTCTCCCACTGCGGCGCTCAGGGCCGCGATGTAGAACAAACCGGTCGCCGCCATGGTGTGGGGGATCGCCAGGGTCTTTTCTATAAGAATAAAAAGGCCCCCGGTCAGTACCCAGCAGAATACTCTCGCGAACACTAGCCAGGGATAAGTGGCGAGTACCTGGACGGCACCGTTCGCACCGTTGCCGTCCAGCAGGCTGACAACTGCGGTGCTGAGGCAGGCCGTAACGACGGCTGCCAGCAGGCAACCTTTGCACCATTTCAGAATCTGCTTGAAAGGCGCCAGGTCCATTCCCGTGTCAATCAAGTACCAGTGCCCCAACAGCATGCCGCTCAGGGTCGCACCCACGATGAGGCTTCCCGAAAACAAGGCGGCGGAAAAAACCAGTCCGGTCAACGGCCCACCGTTCTGCGAGGCAAAGACCCAGGCGCTTGAAGATACAGCCAGCACGCTGGACAGCAGCAGCAGCGGGAAAACCCTTGCACGAATAAGCGCCAAATCCGTGAAAAGTGTAATGAAATAGGCAATGAAAACAGCACAGAAGAAGCACCAGGCGGCCACTTCGAGCAACGAAGGGATGCTATGACCGGGGTAGTTGAGAAGCAGGTACAGCTGCCCGGCTGCCATGCACATGGCGCAGCCAGCAAAGACTGCGGTTGTCGATTTGTAGTAGCCGCGTTCGAGTAAAGCGAAGTTGGGAACGGCCAGGGCGATCGCACCACCGACTGCCAGCTTGCCGAATATCAAGATGTAGCTGTGAGCAAAAAGTGTTTCCATTCTCTCAATTTTCTTAAACTCTGTTCGTAGTCCGGCGCGATGCTAGGCGGGTATCACTCGGCATGCAACACGAGGTAGCCCGTCGCCGGGGGTGAGAGAAATTGAGTCACGAAAAACATCAACAATAACACCGGGAAAGGCGACACCATCGGACCGCGTTCAGCCGCTGCCCGTTCGGGTATTAATAAAACGCAATGATTTCGCTGCTTGGTCTCCAGCTTGTTGCAAACTGCATGGCTGCAACGTAAACGATGCTCGTCGCGTGTTACCGCCCGCGTCGTTTTTTGGCCGGAAAATATCGCGAGCATGACTTGGATTATAGAAAAGGAATCAACGTCGATTTTCGTTGCAGAGGATTGGGTCACCAGCTTAGCGCCGGCGATTGACACCGGCCGGGGTCGCGGTTGATGACAGTTCCCAGGCGAGCTGCCGACCGTCTCTGGAATCATGCTTGCTCTCGTATTGAGCAAGAGCTCTCGCAGAAAGATTTTCAAACGTGGATCCTGGAGCTGACCCCCCGGTCGTTCGAGGACGGACTGATGACCGTGGAGGCGCCTTTCGGGCTGTACCGTGACCGAATCAGGCAGGTGTACCTGCCTGCGCTGGAACGTGCGGTATCTGAGGCTGCAGACCACAGCTGTCGTGTGGAGGTGGTGGTGGGTTCGTCCGCGGGGACGCGGCCTGCGAACCGACGCTGGTCGCCCCCCGCGGGCGGACAACAGAACGCCCGTAAGGTCACGAGCTCACCGCTCAAGAGCTTCGGTAATTTCATAGTTGGAGAGTCCAATCGCATGGCCTGCGACGCCGCGCGAGCGCTGGCTTCCGCCGAAGCGGGCGCGGGCAATCCGTTGTTCCTCTATGGTGGAGTAGGCCTGGGCAAGACTCACTTACTTCTCGCCATCGCCAGCGAACTGAGATCAAGAGCGCGTAAAGTTCTCTACTACCAAGGCGAAGACTTCACGAGAAAAATGGTCGATGCTCTCCGCAATGACCGGATGGATTCTTTTCGTCGCGAGTTTCGTTTTGCCGACGCACTACTCATCGATGATGTACAGTTCATAGCGGGCAAGAAGCGTACGCAGCAGGAGTTCTACCACGCGTTCAACCTCCTGCACGGCGCTGGAAAGCCGATCGCGCTCGCGTCGGATCGCGGACCACTGGAACTCGAGAAGCTGGAGAACGGATTGCGCAGCCGTTTTCAGGGTGGCCTGCTCGCCGACCTCGGGCCGCTCGACGCCGAACTGCGATGCCGCATTCTCCGGGCCAAGCTTAAGGAGGCGGACCTTGAGATGGAGGGCGACACCATCGAGGACCTCGCGCTGCGCATGACGGGTAGTGTGAGAGAGATTGAAGGGCTCGTTTCCCGACTGCGGGCTGCCAGAAGCCAGTCCGGCGGCAGGCTCACGACCCAGGTCGTCGAATCGCTGGTGGTTCCCTACGTGGGCGTCGGCTGTGACGTTGATATCGAGACGATCGTCAAGACAGTCGCAACCCACTTCGGTATTACGCGAGAAGAAATCCTGTCTCGCAGCCGGGCACGCAGGGTGGCCTGGCCTCGTCACGTTGCCGCTTATCTCTGCCGCAAGCTGACCTCTGCTTCTCTGCCCGAGATCGGCGAAGCCATGGGCGGCAGAAATCATTCTTCTATCCTGCGAGCGGTTCGATCGGTGAAGGATTCGATGAGCGGAGAGCCTGCGCTCGCCGAACGCATTAATCGCCTCGAAACCCTCCTCGGGCGCGGCGGTCAGTTTTCCTGAACGGCTCCCGTTCCGGGCTGGACGTGGCAACAAGCCGGGGCGTGGTGTCTTTTCTGGCGACCTGCTACCTAGCAGGTATGGAAACAGGGCGACTGGAAATAATCAGCGAAGTCCGCGAGCTCGAAAAACGGACCATGCAGATTTACCTGAAACTGGCCCGGCGCTTTTCGGGTGACGCGAGTCCTGGCGAGTTGGGACCGTTCTGGCTCTCGATGGCTCGCCATGAAGCCGGTCATATCGGCGCACTCGAGATGCTGGCCTGCCTGCACGAGCAGGCTGAGCCTTCGCCTTGCAGGGAAATTGGATCCTGGGATACCACCGACGCCATGTTCAGGCTCGAACAACTCTCGGCCGAATGCGACGGAGAGGTCTCGGTGGAGCGAGCCTTTGAAATTGCGGTCGAAGTTGAGAGTAGCGAGCAGGATGAACTGATACTTGAGCTCGTGCTGGCACTTACGGACGCCAAGCAGCGCGAGCAGGCCGAGACCATGCTTCTGCATGACCTGAGCGATCTGAGCCTGATGATTGAAAAGTACGCGGGTAACCAGGGCCTGCTGGAACGTATAGATTCACTTGTCGACCGTCACGTCGACCGTCACGTCGAGCGCAGGGAGAATCGCAACGATAGAACGGCTTAAACAACGAAGGGCGGTGCACCTGTTGGTACACCGCCCGGTTGTTACATGGCTGGGTGCTGTCACCCCGAGTCCGATGGGATCCCGGGGGTGGTTGGTTCAGGCTCCGTAGGCCGAATTCGTCGCCATGTATTGCGGCTCGACTTCGGTTACGGCAAGTGTAAACGCATCGACGCGCAGCTTGTTCTTCTCGCCGAGCGCAACGATGCTGGACCGAGCGAGCTTGCTGGGGTGGGAGTGTCCGTTTTCCCAACGGTTCACCGTGCTCACGGTTATTCCGAGGCAGTGGGCAAATTCTTCCTGGGTCATAACGAGGCGCTGCCTGAGCGTGCGTACGAGACAGCCCGGGCTCTGGCTATTGGTAGTTTCGTTCATATCGATATCCTCCTGGGCGCGGTTCAAAGCCCGCGCGGTGCAATCTGCAAAGACCAGTGCAAGCCAGATGCCATGTCAGTGATAGGGCAATACAAGGCGTTTGCGATGGTTGGGGCGGAATTCTCGGCGCTAATTGAACAGGGGGGCACAAAAGTGACGCTTTTGCTGTGTTGCCCCGCGGGCGCCGGTTCTTTGCTACAATTCATCGGTGCCCCGGTTTTCTATTCTCATCTTGAACTACGACGGCAGGGAACTCCTGCAGTCCTGCCTGCGCTCGGTCAGGGAGCAGACCATGACCGATTTCGAGACCCTGGTCGTGGACAATGGATCGAGCGACGGCAGTCTCGATATGCTGGCCAGCCAATTCCCCGAGGTCCTGACTCTGCCACAGGACGAGAACACCGGCTTCTGCCTGGGCAACAACATCGCCTTCGCTGCGGCGAGCGGTGATCTGATCCTGCTGCTCAACAACGATGCCGACCTCCACCCCCGGTTTCTCGAAGAAATGTCGGCAGCGGCCGAGCTCGAGCCTGAAATGGGGATGTTTGCTTCTCGCGTGATGATGTACGACCGCCGTAACGTTTTTGATTCTACCGGCTTGCTTGTCTATCCCGACGGGATCTGTCGGTCCCGTAGTTGGCTCGAGAAAGACATCGGCCAGTACGATGAAGCTGTCGAGGTACTGGGACCCAATGGCTGTGCCGCGGTCTACCGGCGAGCAATGATCGACGACGTGGGGCTCTTTGACGATCGTTACTTTGCCTATCTCGAGGATCTCGATCTCGCGATGCGGGGCCAGTTGCGCGGCTGGCGATGCAGGTACGTTCCCGGCGCCGTCGCTTACCACAAGAAATCAATGACGACTGGCTACCACTCGGCCTCCAAGGCCTACCTCGTTGAGCGAAATCGTATCTGGAATGCAGCAAAGCTCTTTCCCCGCCGCATACTGGCGATGAGCCCGTTCTATACAGCCGCGCGTTTTGCGGCCCAGGGTTACGCCTACGCTACTGGACGAGGCATAAGCGGGGGCATGGGGCGCGACTACGGTCGCTTCAAGCTCGCGGGTATCCTGTGTCGCGCGTGGTTGGCCGCCCTGGTGGGTTTACCTGCTGTTCTTGCCGACAGGCGCCGCATACAAAAAAATCGACGCCTCGGCGCGTTGGCCGTCTACATGCTGATGCGGCGCTACCGTCTACCGGTGAGCGAACTGGCGTTCAAGGACTGAGAGCCTCGGCTTCGAGTTCCAGTTGGACGGCCAACTCTGAGAACTCGGGCTTACCACGAGCGACCAGCTCCCGGGCCTGCGCCGCGGCGGCCGACCAGTCTTCGTCTAACACCAGTGTGGCCATCAGGCGAGATCTCGCCCCGTTATCATCCGGTCGCAGTGCCAGGTATTTTTGCCAGGCAAGGATCGCTTCGTCGACCTGCCCAAGCCGAACCTGGGTTTCGGCGAGGTAGAGCGTGCCCTCGCTGAAGCCAGGCGCCAGTTGCACCGCCCGACGCATCGGTGCCAGAGCCTCCTGCAGTTTGCCGCTGCCGGCGAGTTGTATACCGAGATCGTAATGAGCCTTGGCCGAGTGGGGGCTGGCCGCCGCAGCCTGGCGGTGAAAATGGAGTTCGGAAGACCAGTCCCTGGCCTGCTCGAGGTAGCCCGATGCGCCCACTACCAGTACGAGCAGGGCAACAGTGATTCCGATCGAGTTGCGTAGTTTTCCTCGAGACAAGGGAAACAATAGTGCTCCAAACAACAAGGCCGGCCCGGCGCTGGGAAGGAAAGCCAAGCGTTCAGCGTAGGCGGTGCCAAGAGGGAAGAAGACGTTGGCGGTTGAAGAAAAAGCCAGCAGGAACCAGAGCAGAAGCAGTCCGCTGGCCACCTTGAGGCGCAAGTACCTCACGGCCAGAGGGCAGAAAACCAGCAGTGTCGTCCAGGCGAGCAGGGCCACGATCGTTTGCGAGTGCGCAAAGCTGACTACCGAGGGAATGCTCTCCTGTGGCCAGGGCCAGGCCACTCGACAGGCGTATTGCCACAACAGCGAAGCCGCCTGGGCTACGCGTTCGTGTAACGGCAGAGCCACCAGTGGGTTGTCTATGGTATCGACCGGCGCCAGCGTAGCAAAATTGCGATAGACCAGGGCAAGCCAGGCCGCGGCGGTTAAAAGCAGGGCGCCCAGCGCGCGAAAATCCGAGGCCGCCGGGGCAACGGCAGTGTCGCTGCTGCGGCCAAGCCGCTGCAGGCCTTCGTAGCAAAGCAGTAAGGGTAGCAACACCAGGGCATTTTCCTTGGACGCGAGGCCGGCGAAAAACAACAGGCAAAGCAGGCCGAGGCGTCGGTAGCCCATGGGACGTCGGCTGCCGATGTAAAGCACGGTCGCGCTGAGGACGAACAAGGCCGCCAGCAGTTCGCTGCGCCCTGACACGGGCACGACGGCGGCGGTATGCAGAGGGTGGGCGACAAAGACCGCTGCACCCGTCCACGCTGCGGCCGGTGCAAGCCCCAGTGCCAGGCCGAGTCCGTACAGGGCAACGCCGCACAAGCCCATCAGCAGGGCGTTGGTGATGTGAAAGCGCGAGGTCGAGCCCGACGCAGATCGTTCCAGGTCAATGCCCAGCACCGTCAAGTGACGGCCCAGACCCTCGTGGCGGGTTGAGAAGAACTCGGCAGCGGAATGATCCAGCGATGAATCGCGCTCGGTAACCAGGGCCTTGTCGTCGTATACCAAGGGATAATCGATGCTACCGGCATTGAGCAGCCAGGAAAACGACAGCAGGGAGATCACGACGAGGGCGAAGTTAAGTGTTTGTTTCATGCTCGAGGTCCTGTCCTTTCAGGTTTGACACCGCGTCGGGGCGGGTTAATTTACGGCGAGGCTAAATATGGATAATCATTCTATACTTTTTGCATCAGGTCTTCAGCTTGCCGAGCGAATCAAGAAGCGCGAAATCAGCCCGGTTGAAGTCGTGCAGGCCTGCCTCGACCAGGTAGACAGGGTCAACCCGGAAATTAACGCCATAATATGGCGCCGGGATGAACAGTTACTCGAAGAGGCGCGGCT
Proteins encoded in this window:
- the ilvB gene encoding biosynthetic-type acetolactate synthase large subunit; amino-acid sequence: MTESAAAEKARLGRNADSDDASAPALIEELSGRQLTGAQIILECLIAEGVDTVFGYPGGTILPTYDSLYDSALNHILVRHEQGAVHMAEGYARLSGKPGVVVVTSGPGATNTVTGIADANMDSIPLVVLCGQVPTSMIGNDAFQEADIVGITRPCTKHNILVQDVRDLPRVIHEAFFIAGTGRPGPVLIDLPKDVQQAICEYRPVKELGIRGYRPTVKGNRRQVSRALDILEKAERPLLYVGGGVQWGDASDELRLFAEKLQAPVTTTLMGLGTFPASDPLAIGMLGMHGGYWVNMAVQNCDALFCIAARFDDRVTGDTERFACEARGRIIHADIDPSSISKNVRCDVPIVGDVGNILSMFNEQAADHPGLNGSKRIAAWRDQIADWKAERPLGYEKTRDGRILPLAVFDELHDLTKGNAIISTDVGQHQMWTAQLYGFDKPRSLLTSGGLGTMGIGLPAAIGAAFVEKDRPVVVISGDGSIQMNIQELSTAVQYKVPVKIIVLNNGHLGMVRQWQDMFYEKRFSQVYFEALPNFPALAEAYGAKGMHVEKIEELRPALQEMLDHDGPVLLNVTIPSEEGVFPMVPAGMAVDEMLFA
- the dnaA gene encoding chromosomal replication initiator protein DnaA produces the protein MTVPRRAADRLWNHACSRIEQELSQKDFQTWILELTPRSFEDGLMTVEAPFGLYRDRIRQVYLPALERAVSEAADHSCRVEVVVGSSAGTRPANRRWSPPAGGQQNARKVTSSPLKSFGNFIVGESNRMACDAARALASAEAGAGNPLFLYGGVGLGKTHLLLAIASELRSRARKVLYYQGEDFTRKMVDALRNDRMDSFRREFRFADALLIDDVQFIAGKKRTQQEFYHAFNLLHGAGKPIALASDRGPLELEKLENGLRSRFQGGLLADLGPLDAELRCRILRAKLKEADLEMEGDTIEDLALRMTGSVREIEGLVSRLRAARSQSGGRLTTQVVESLVVPYVGVGCDVDIETIVKTVATHFGITREEILSRSRARRVAWPRHVAAYLCRKLTSASLPEIGEAMGGRNHSSILRAVRSVKDSMSGEPALAERINRLETLLGRGGQFS
- a CDS encoding XRE family transcriptional regulator, encoding MNETTNSQSPGCLVRTLRQRLVMTQEEFAHCLGITVSTVNRWENGHSHPSKLARSSIVALGEKNKLRVDAFTLAVTEVEPQYMATNSAYGA
- a CDS encoding glycosyltransferase family 2 protein is translated as MPRFSILILNYDGRELLQSCLRSVREQTMTDFETLVVDNGSSDGSLDMLASQFPEVLTLPQDENTGFCLGNNIAFAAASGDLILLLNNDADLHPRFLEEMSAAAELEPEMGMFASRVMMYDRRNVFDSTGLLVYPDGICRSRSWLEKDIGQYDEAVEVLGPNGCAAVYRRAMIDDVGLFDDRYFAYLEDLDLAMRGQLRGWRCRYVPGAVAYHKKSMTTGYHSASKAYLVERNRIWNAAKLFPRRILAMSPFYTAARFAAQGYAYATGRGISGGMGRDYGRFKLAGILCRAWLAALVGLPAVLADRRRIQKNRRLGALAVYMLMRRYRLPVSELAFKD
- a CDS encoding tetratricopeptide repeat protein, with amino-acid sequence MKQTLNFALVVISLLSFSWLLNAGSIDYPLVYDDKALVTERDSSLDHSAAEFFSTRHEGLGRHLTVLGIDLERSASGSTSRFHITNALLMGLCGVALYGLGLALGLAPAAAWTGAAVFVAHPLHTAAVVPVSGRSELLAALFVLSATVLYIGSRRPMGYRRLGLLCLLFFAGLASKENALVLLPLLLCYEGLQRLGRSSDTAVAPAASDFRALGALLLTAAAWLALVYRNFATLAPVDTIDNPLVALPLHERVAQAASLLWQYACRVAWPWPQESIPSVVSFAHSQTIVALLAWTTLLVFCPLAVRYLRLKVASGLLLLWFLLAFSSTANVFFPLGTAYAERLAFLPSAGPALLFGALLFPLSRGKLRNSIGITVALLVLVVGASGYLEQARDWSSELHFHRQAAAASPHSAKAHYDLGIQLAGSGKLQEALAPMRRAVQLAPGFSEGTLYLAETQVRLGQVDEAILAWQKYLALRPDDNGARSRLMATLVLDEDWSAAAAQARELVARGKPEFSELAVQLELEAEALSP